Within Raphanus sativus cultivar WK10039 unplaced genomic scaffold, ASM80110v3 Scaffold1414, whole genome shotgun sequence, the genomic segment TCACATTGTTATCAGATGAGTTTGGGGAGGGTTTATATATCAACAAGTTGTGGTACACGCTTCCTTTTGAGGATCACAAGGATAGAAAGAAACTGAGCTATGTTAGAGATGATGCTTTTAAAGAGATGTGTGAAGCTGGTGAGTGGAAAGGAGTTGTTAATTTGTTCCTAGTGAACACAGTCGATCATCCTGAAGATCAGTTTCAGGAACCTTGCGAAGAAGAGATCAGAGTAGAAAGAAATGTTGCTGGCTTTGtggatgaagatgaagatttcGACTATCATAACACACCTCTCAATTCTGAtggcgaggaagaagaagagcctTTGTTGAGATTCAAACCAGGCAGTGGTCACCTAGAGCTAAAGCAAGTGTTCGACACCATTGAAGATTTCAAAGATGCATTGGTTGAGTATGCATTGAAGGGAGGGTGGAACATTAAGTTGAACAAATGGGGGAGAATTAAATCTGGGGCTGTGTGTGGGACTGAAGACAACTGCCCATGGAAAATCTATTGCTCTTATGAAGAGAGATATGGGAAGTGGATGGTGAAGACATATGAAGCTGACCACAAATGCCAAAAGGATGGGTATAGTAAGATATTAAAGTCGGGTGTGATCATGAAGATCTTCATGGACGAGATTAGGAATGATATCGATTTGAAGCCTAAGTATATTCAAGAGCAGATTGAGCAAAGGTTCAACTTGATAACCACAATTGACAAGTGTAAGAATGCGAAGAAGATGGCAAAAATCATCATCAACCGTGACCATGAAGAGCAGTTTAGTAGGCTAAAAGACTACCGACTTGCGATTC encodes:
- the LOC108819720 gene encoding uncharacterized protein LOC108819720, which gives rise to MFEIVTFNISCGGYWVKKRTGDVGYIGGDVKTIECKPTELFTLLSDEFGEGLYINKLWYTLPFEDHKDRKKLSYVRDDAFKEMCEAGEWKGVVNLFLVNTVDHPEDQFQEPCEEEIRVERNVAGFVDEDEDFDYHNTPLNSDGEEEEEPLLRFKPGSGHLELKQVFDTIEDFKDALVEYALKGGWNIKLNKWGRIKSGAVCGTEDNCPWKIYCSYEERYGKWMVKTYEADHKCQKDGYSKILKSGVIMKIFMDEIRNDIDLKPKYIQEQIEQRFNLITTIDKCKNAKKMAKIIINRDHEEQFSRLKDYRLAILATNPGSTVVLDTVLNDDGAEVFQRFYVCFETIKKLWTMWCRPIFGLDGCFLKCTLKGQLLAAVGRDANNGMYPIAWAVVDVENEDNWTWFLQKLQFDFNLQGGQNFTISLIRSSSSFIQHHRSHSITQVSFTTLNHT